The genomic stretch ttttcgtagccatctatttcccaccacaaaccgatgctggcactcaacgagctgtataacgCCATAAGctaacaagaaaatgctcatccagaagcagcgctcctagtggccggggactttactgcaggcaaacttaaaccattttacatcatttctaccagcatgtcacatgtggaAAACTCCCCACATAGCGACGtgaacaaagctctccctcaccctccatttggtaaatctgaccataattctatcctcctgattcctgcttacaagcaaaaactaaagcaggaagtaccagtgactcgctcaatacggaagtggtcagatgaaacagatgctaaactacaggactgtattttccgggattcatccaatgacattgaggagcataccacctcagtcaccggcttcatcaatatgtgcatcgacaatgtcgtccccacagtgaccgtacgtacatatcccaaccaggagccatggattacaggcaacatccacaccaagctaaaggctagagctgccgctttcaaggagcgggacactaatccggatgtttataagaaatcccgctatgccctcagacgaaacatcaaacaggcaaagcctcaatacaggactaagattgaatcctactataccggctctgacgcaagtcagatgtggcagggcttgcaaactattacggactacaaagggaaacccagctgtcAGCTGCCAAGTGACGCGATCCTACCAGAccggctaaatgccttttatgctcgtgttgaggcaagcaacactgaagcatgcatgagagcaccagctgttccagacaactgtgcTATCATTCTCTACATagctcaacattcacaaggccgcgggatatgtactcagagcatgcgcagaccaactagAAAGTGCCTTCACTGACTTTTTAAacttctccctgaccgagtctgtaatacgttttagaacacctattcattcaagggtttatttatttttattcttagaataatagtgaagatatcaaaactatgaaataacacatggaatcatgtagtaaccaaaaaagtgttaaacaaatcaaaacatattttatatttgagatttttcaaatagccaccttttgcttgatgacagcttggcacactattggcattctctcaaccagcttaatttggaatgcttttcaaacagtcttgaaagagttcccaaatgcttagcacttgttggctgcttttccttcactctgcggtccgactcatcccaaaccatctcaatttggttgaggtcgggtgattgtggaggccaggtcatctgatgcaacactccatcactctccttcttggtaaaatagccctcacacagcctggaggtgttttgggtcattgtcttgttgaaaaacaaatgatagtcccactaagcccaaaccagattggatggcgtatcgctgcagaatatcaaatcaaatcaaatcaaatcaaattttatttgtcacatacacatggttagcagatgttaatgcgagtgtagcgaaatgcttgtgcttctagttccgacaatgcagtaataacgagcaagtaatctaactaacaattccaaaaaaaactactgtcatacacagtgtaaggggataaagaatatgtacataaggatatatgaatgagtgatggtacagagcagcataggcaagatacagtagatgatatcgagtacagtatatacatatgagataagtatgtaaaccaagtggcatagttaaagtggctagtgatacatgtattacataaggatgcagtcgatgatatagagtacagtatcaacgtatgcatatgagatgaacaatgtagggtaagtaacattatataaggtagcattgtttaaagtggctagtgatatatttacatcatttcccatcgattcccatgattaaagtggctggagtagagtcagtgtcattgacagtgtgttggcagtagccactcaatgttagtggtggctgtttaacagtctgatggccttgagatagaagctgtttttcagtctctcggtcccagctttgatgcacctgtactgacctcgccttctggatggcagcggggtgaacaggcagtggctcgggtggttgatgtccttgatgatctttatggccttcctgtagcatcgggtggtgtaggtgtcctggagggcaggtagtttgccccggtgatgcgttgtgcagacctcactaccctctggagagccttacggttgagggcggtgcagttgccataccaggcggtgatacagcccgccaggatgctctcgattgtgcatctgtagaagtttgtgagtgcttttggtgacaagccgaatttcttcagcctcctgaggttgaagaggcgctgctgcgccttcctcacgatgctgtctgtgtgagtggaccaattcagtttgtctgtgatgtgtatgccgaggaacttaaaacttgctaccctctccactactgttccatcgatgtggatggggggtgttccctctgctgtttcctgaagtccacaatcatctccttagttttgttgacgttgagtgtgaggttattttcctgacaccacactccgagggccctcacctcctccctgtaggccgtctcgtcgttgttggtaatcaagcctaccactgttgtgtcgtccgcaaacttgatgattgagttggaggcgtgcatggccacgcagtcgtgggtgaacagggagtacaggagagggctcagaacgcacccttgtggggccccagtgttgaggatcagcggggaggagatgttgttgcctaccctcaccacctgggggcggcccgtcaggaagtccagtacccagttgcacagggcggggtcgagacccagggtctcgagcttgatgacgagcttggagggtactatggtgttgaatgccgagctgtagtcgatgaacagcattctcacataggtattcctcttgtccagatgggttagggcagtgtgcagtgtggttgagattgcatcgtctgtggacctatttgggcggtaagcaaattggagtgggtcaagggtgtcaggtagggtggaggtgatatggtccttgactagtctctcaaagcacttcatgatgacggatgtgagtgctacgggcggtagtcgtttagctcagttaccttagctttcttgggaacaggaacaatggtggccctcttgaagcatgtgggaacagcagactggtatagggattgattgaatatgtccgtaaacacaccggccagctggtctgcgcatgctctgagggcgcggctggggatgccgtctgggcctgcagccttgcgagggttaacacgtttaaatgtcttactcacttcggctgcagtgaaggagagaccgcatgtttccgttgcaggccgtgtcagtggcactgtattgtcctcaaagcgggcaaaaaagttatttagtctgcctgggagcaagacatcctggtccgtgactgggctgggtttcttcctgtagtccgtgattgactgtagaccctgccacatacctcttgtgtctgagccgttgaattgagattctactttgtctctgtactggcgcttagcttgtttgatagccttgcggagggaatagctgcactgtttgtattcagccatgttaccagacaccttgccctgattaaaagcagtggttcgtgccttcagtttcacacgaatgctgccatcaatccacggtttctggttagggaatgttttaatcgttgctatgggaacgacatcttcaacgcacgttctaatgaactcgcacaccgtatcagcgtattcgtcaatgttgttgtctgacgcaatacgaaacatctcccagtccacgtgatggaagcagtcttggagtgtggagtcagcttggtcggaccagcgttggacagaccagcgtgggagcttcttgttttagtttctgtctgtaggcagggatcaacaaaatggagtcgtggtcagcttttccgaaagggggcggggcagggccttatatgcgtcgcggaagttagagtaacaatgatccagggtctttccacccctggttgcgcaatcgatatgctgataaaatttagggagtcttgttttcagattagccttgttaaaatccccagctacaatgaatgcagcctccggataaatcgtttccagtttgcagagagttaaataaagttcgttcagagccatcgatgtgtctgcttggggggatatatacggctgtgattataatcgaagagaattctcttggtagataatgcggtctacatttgattgtgaggaattctaaatcaggtgaacagaaggatttgaatATTGTGGTAGCaatactggttaagtgtgtcttgaattctaaatcaatcactgtcaccagcaaagcacacccacaccataacaactcctcctccatgctttacagtgagaaatacacatgtggagatcatctgtttacctacactgcatctcacaaagacagcgaaccaaatatctcaaatttggacttatcagaccaaaggactgatttccaccggtccaatgtccattgctcgtgtttcttggcccaagcaagtctcttcttgtttttggtgtcctttagtagtggtttctttgtagcaatttgaccatgaaggcttgattcactcagtctcctctgaacagttgatgttgagattagtctgttacttgaactctgtgatgcatttatttgtgctggaatttctgaggctggtaactctaatgaatttattctctgcagcagaggtaactttgggtcttccattcctgtagcAGTCTTCACAAGAGGCAGTTTTATCAtagcttaatggtttttgcgactgcacttgaagaaactttcaaagtcttaaagtattgatggactgtcatttctctttgcttatttgagctgttcttaccataatatggacttggttttttaccaaatagggcgccatcttctgtatactccccctaccttgtcacaacacaactgattgactcaaacacattaagaaggaaataaattccacaaattaacttttaagaaggcaacctgttaattgaaatgaattccaggtgactacctcatgaagctggttgagagaatgccaagagtgtgcaaagctttcatcaaggcaaagggtggctatttgaaaaatctcaaatataatttgatgtgtttaacacttttttggttactacatgattccatatgtgttatatcatagttttgacatcttcactattattatacaatgtagaaaatagtaaaaataaagaaaaacccttgaatgagtaggtgttcaaaaACGTTTGACGGGTGgcgtacatgtttcaagcagaccaccatagtccctgtgctcaagaaagcgaaggtaacctgcctaaatgtctaccgccccatagcactcacgttggtagccatgaagtgctttgaaaggctggtcatggctcacatcaacaccatcttcccagaaaccctagacccactctaatttgcataccaccccaaaacTCCACAGGTTACGCAATcttaatcgcactccacactgccatttcccacctggacaaaaggaacacctatgagagaatgctgttcattgactacagctcagctcagttcaacaccatagtgcccacaaagatCATCGCTAAGCTACGgagcctgggactaaacacctccctcggcaaatggatcctggacttcctgatgggccgcccccaggtggtaagggtaggcaacaacacgtctttCACGATGATCTtgaacacgggggcccctcagggggaAACTTCAACACCATCACTAATTTTGCCGACCACCCAATGGTGGTAGGAccgatcactgacaatgatgagacagcctatagggaggaggtcagagacctggcagtgtggtgccaggacaacaacctctccttcaacatgagcaagacaaaggagctgatcgtggacaacaggaaaaggagggctgaacacgcacccattcacatcgactgggctgtagtggagtggtagagagttttatcatggtccaaacacaccaagaaaattctgaagagggcacgacaatgccttttccccctcaggggaCTGAAAAGAAACTCAAACATTTctactgctgcaccatcgagagcatcctgaccagttgcatcaccgcctggtatggcaactgctcggtatctgactgtaaggcgctacagatagtagtgtgtagggcccagtacatcactggggcgaagcttcctgccatccaggacctatatactaggcggtggcgattaaatattcacttactttttgaaaatcttcctctgatttgtcatgcaaagggtcccagctacaacatgtagtGTCGGTTTATTAGATAacatccttctttatatccccaaaagtctatttagttggcgccatcgatttaagtaatccactcgttcaacatgcagagaaaggaatacAAAAAAGCAAATGCAAAACTTCttaaaaacaagtcaaaatatacatttctatttaatcctcaggtaccctaaaatgtaattaaactataatatttcatacagaaagaagtatgttcagtAGGAAACCGATATTAGCAGGTGCGCGTCCTCTTCGTCGTGCTCGCATAGACTAATTTCCAAGTCTGTATCCCAGTACTAAAACTCATAATACTTcctcgtttgggaagaaacaagcatgaaaccttgaacaaagactactgacatccagtggaagccataggaattgcatactgggagcTAGATTAAATTTTTTCCCTATACGTTCTAATGGAAGAGCATGGGCTCCGGTTGGTTTTTCTTGGggttttctcctaccatatattttgtgttatagtctcctacattattttaacattccACAAACTTCTGAGTGTTTCTTTTCTCAGGGCCTttgcaacaggcagtttactttgggcatgtcagaaatggagaaaaaaggaccctagcctgaagttttaagcggtaccggagcgccaagtcttggtACAAAAGGCTCCTTGACCTTTTGACGCGTAAGCTCTAAATATTAATAATGGCCCTTACAGCATGAGTTCTTTTTCCACGTGGTGCCGGAATTCTATGCTGGGTATGAGCGGGGTATGACCATATATTACGTATGCCGACCATGGCTACGGCTGAGAAAGGCTGGCATTCTCAATACTTTGTCTtaatttaaaaacatatattttaatcTCCACTGGATATGTAGCCTACAGATACCTCACTCGTCACCAAGCGAGGTAGATTTCTCATCAAATGCAGTGAGTATTATGGCTTGAATAGGTTTTAGCCTGGTCGAGGCGGAGGATAATGAAAGCAGGGTGGTGGACAAAGTCATGTAAGCAACAAAGTGAGGTAGTTTGTGCGTACAATCAGATTGAATGGTGCGAATTATTAGCTATATTGTatgcagagacagagggataagtGAAGCAAGGTTTTTAGATAGAATTGGTTATCATAAACTATGGAGCGAGACAGGATTATCTAGGTTTATTGCTTTGGCGCCATCTACGGGCTGTATGTTACGTAGGTGTACCAGTTATTGCTCTTCTTCCAAAACGTGGTTACACATATAAACTTAAAGTATTACTAACTATACAGTATGTTTCTAAGAAAAGTCAATGTAATGTAACAACCCAAATTGTGCTCTTTGGTCTACAGTACTCTACAGATTAGTCTAAAGGTTGTTGACTTgggaaaatatgatttgattgaaataatcaaatcatattttctcTGTCCAACAACCATTTGTCCAAATTATGAAACATAATTGCGAGAATGCATTACAGATCAAGGAATAACAAAAGTTGATTACATACTTTTCATTTTCTGTTTTACTTCAGAAATGGAGCCCAGGAGTCCATTTCCAAGGGGTTTATTTTATTCAACTGATAAACTTGTGTTTGCCCCCCATTTATTGATAAATCCCCCATCATAGTAATATTTCCTCCATCATATCCCTCCATGATACCTTCCCCCATTTGACCCCCCATGCACCTGAAAACCCCCCACAAAATAAAATTAACCCTCCCATAAACCCCACTAAAATGGTTTCAACCATTTATGGTAACCTTGTTCGTGCTACGGCTAGGCAGTAGGATTGTATTTGGGTGATGATCTGTGAGGTTCTAACATATTATTTGCTTTGTGATTGGTCAAAAACTGTAAACAACTTGTTAAGTCATGTGCATCGGTTCTTGTATATAGTTTTTAtatttcccagttgttttgaatgcgacATTATAGTGAATGGCATTCTGGGATTGGGGAGTTTTCTCTTGTCATATGTAAAAAAACATGGCTGCCATCATAAAGAATTTAGCTGCTGTTAGCTTAGTTGACATGCATTTATTTTCTAAACAACATTCCATAAGTCCCTTGTGCTCACCAGAGATGTGATACATTGTAAACAAGTCTAGCTGTTAGGTCGCTAActtatattttgtttttttgtcagtgCAACCTGTCATTTAGACTGGTTTATGGAGTGAGTTTGGCTGTGGAGGGGTTCCGTGTGATGCTTGGATGATGAAGTTTGCATTCATCTTTTACAATAAACGGTACAATTGAGGAATACAGTTTAAGACCTTTATTTTCCATCAGTACAAAAAAAGATTTAGATGCTGTTCAGACAACAATGGTGTTTAGACGCCTGTATTGTGTCATACGTTCTTTTGCTATTGTCCCAATCACATATTTGAGATTGTACACTGCATGGACCACTCAACAATGATCACAAATATGTGATCGTACGCACCAAAGGGTTAACAGCTTCTagccacaagccataagactgctgaacaattaatctaTTGGCCAACCGGACTATTCCATTgacacccccctttgtttttacactgccgcaactcgttgtttattatctatgcatagtcactttacccctacctacatgtacaaattacattgactaacctgtacccccgcacattgactcagtaccggtagcccctgtatacagcctaatTTTTGCTATTTTTTTGTTtagattttttactttagtttatttagtatatGTTTTCTTAattttctttaaactgcattgttgtttatgggcttgtaagtaagaatttcatggtaaggtctactacacctgttgtattcggcgcatgtgacaaataaaattagatttgatttataCAAACATTgcgccacacatagctggcaTGTAACTTAgtattagctcatcataatcggTACATAATCATAATCAAAAAAAACTTTTACACACACCatatgtgtccattacaatctatgcaagaatccgaatgcatgatttgtcaccagaaCTTAAAAACGTGAATTAAACAGTAAgtacattatgctccatacatatatacagtatgctacagtagaaacaacaacacaatctacagaaaataaggcacttactttgataggaacgcacacacgtccaaagttattatttgcacggaaaacaacaatgaaggcaatgcgAGCACCAACCAGAAAAAAAGTGCCAGGGGGAAAGCATTTGTgctttcgactctctctctatcacacctgctctctctaactctgaatgatcgactatgaaaagccaactgacatttactcctgaggtgctgacctgttgcaccctctacaaccactgtgattattattatttgaccctggtggtcatctatgaatgttttaacatcttggccatgtactgttagaatctccacccggcacagccagaagaggactggccacacctcagagcctggttcctctataggtttcatcctaggttcctgcctttctcgGGAgtttttttctagccaccgtgcttctacatctacattgcttgcagtttggggttttaggctgggtttctgcaaagcactttgtgactgatgtaaaaagggctttataaataaatttgattgattgattgagatgCGCAATGTATTcacacttgagagagagagagagagaagcctgtCCAGCTCAGTAAAGTCTCAAACCTAAATTGTCCATAACAGTGAAATAAATGGGCTACTCCCTATGTGAATTATTGAGGCCGAaaacacctcaattcaaactgttgttagaaaatcaAACTTGTtcgaaaataatttgaaattggcAAGTTGTAACATAGCTTATACATAATAAGAAGGCAGcatgccttggtttgagggcagcacaggttaactgtcctgttgcgtaacaataACATTTTgaaacagtgagtgcattctgaggTCATGCGCATAAACAAAACTCACACTGGGGCGaccattagagatatttggaactcacacatGAAAAGGTTAAAGAAACATTCTTAAAGTGTTCTAAGCTGTCATCTGTCTCCAGAGATGCCCCCTAAGAATCCCGACACTTGACTACTTGTTGGTGTTCTCAGGGTGTCGTATGATGGATGGATAGAAAGATGGAACAACTCCTACTGGGGGAGGAGCATTAACAGTATAAAGGACAGTCACCTCTTGCCCAGTAAGGACTTCATCACCGTCTGCTCAGATAGGTAGATAGTAATTTACAACTAATATTGTTACTATGGGCTATGCAAAATAAAATAGCAAAGTAATACAAGAATAAATTGACTATGCTGTGTAGATGATCAATGATAAACTCATTGTGAATAGCTCTCATAGTTATTAGGTGACTAGGGGACTGTACACAGCTCTCTCTCGAAAGCATGTGTGTTCTGAGGAGGTTCCTCCTGTGCTATGCTTTTTTCAGGACTCTGATGTTGCACATGGAGAACGTGTCCTACGTGGCCCTGAGGCAGCCCATCGTGTTTGAGCTGGAGGGCTTTGAAGTGTCTCGGAGCCATGGTTACCCCCTGTTTGCCCTGGTCCTGGCCATCTACTTCCTGGTGCTGCTGGGGAACGTGGTTGTGATGGGTGTGATTGCAATAGATAAGACGCTACACAAGCCTATGTACGTGATGGTATGTAACCTGGCTGCCTGTGACCTGCTGGGAGGAACGGCTGTGATGACTCAGCTCATGGTCATCTTCCTGATGGGGGAGAAGAGGATTCCATACAACAGTGCCTATGCTCAGGCCATCTGTGTTCACACctatggtgcagctgtacagACCATACTGTCAGCCATGGCCTATGATAGGTATGCAGCAGGTCATGGTAGATGAAAATGTCTCACATTAAAGTAAAGTTCTGCCTAGCTGTACTCGTCTATGGGAGAGTGAAATGTTCTCTCAGGGCCACATTTATTAAGTTGTTTCCATAAGTGCAAAAATTGAATCTGTTATTGTTAAGAAGGAATAATACTAATGGTAGTAAAATAATGCATCATACTCAAATTACAGGTATGTGGCAGTGTGTGAACCATTGAGGTACCATGCAATCATGACCACGGCCCACATGGTTTTTGTGATCTTGCTGGCCTGGGCTGTAGCAATCATCCTTATAGCTGTGCTCTTCGCTTTGAATGTGGGTACTCCACTATGTGGCACCTACATCAGGCATGTCTACTGCAGCAACCGCTCCATCCTGAACCTGGCCTGTGTGCCCACCCCCATTAACGATATCTACGGCAAGTTTGTGTAAATGAGGATTGACCCCCGCCATTATGTTATATCACTGCAATTATGAAGCATTGGTTGTTTTTTGTATCTTGTTTTGTCATTTTCTTTCCCATGACTTGTATTATGACATCTTCATCTCATTCCAGGTTTGTGCATGACTTGGATTCTCAGCAGCAGTTCCTTCCTCATCATCTTTTTCTGCTATTCCAAGATCCTGTCAGCCTGTCTGAT from Oncorhynchus tshawytscha isolate Ot180627B linkage group LG09, Otsh_v2.0, whole genome shotgun sequence encodes the following:
- the LOC112259114 gene encoding olfactory receptor 52D1-like, whose amino-acid sequence is MCVLRRFLLCYAFFRTLMLHMENVSYVALRQPIVFELEGFEVSRSHGYPLFALVLAIYFLVLLGNVVVMGVIAIDKTLHKPMYVMVCNLAACDLLGGTAVMTQLMVIFLMGEKRIPYNSAYAQAICVHTYGAAVQTILSAMAYDRYVAVCEPLRYHAIMTTAHMVFVILLAWAVAIILIAVLFALNVGTPLCGTYIRHVYCSNRSILNLACVPTPINDIYGLCMTWILSSSSFLIIFFCYSKILSACLMRKSGKGSRSKALQTCASHLVIYLIFEIVSLIIILSNRFPQVPMNIKKFCTILIFIVPPLINPIIYGFVTKELRTSIIKLLKTWVAPKL